A portion of the Citrobacter rodentium NBRC 105723 = DSM 16636 genome contains these proteins:
- the ftsK gene encoding DNA translocase FtsK, which yields MSQEYTEDKEVTLTKLSSGRRLLEALLILIALFAVWLMAALLSFNPSDPSWSQTAWHEPIHNLGGAPGAWLADTLFFIFGVMAYTIPVIIIGGCWFAWRHQANDDYIDYFAVSLRLIGVLALILTSCGLAAINADDIWYFASGGVIGSLLSTTLQPLLHSSGGTITLLCIWAAGLTLFTGWSWVTIAEKIGGWLLNILTFASNRTRRDDTWVEDDEYEDDDYEDDADGVKRESRRARILRGALARRKRLAEKFINPHGRQTDAALFSGKRMDDEDDILLSARGVAADPNDVLFSGHRATPSEYDEYDPLLNGHSVTEPVAAAAAATAATQEWAAPADPVMQTPQVPGAEPIPTQPTVEWQAVPGPQTGEPVIAPAPDGYPPQNHYAAQTAAHYAQPQPVQPEPQPPYYAPPVTEADNVQPALAQPQWQSSPPAVEPSWHEEPALPQEPVQQPTYSQNPTYQQQSALQHEQTFQPQPAFQQPDVAQPAAESQPVVEESKPARPPLYYFEEVEEKRAREREQLAAWYQPIPEPVKEPQPVKPAVSAPSVPPVEAATVTPDAAGVKDAALSAGAAAAAAAPVFSLANGGAPRPQVKEGIGPQLPRPNRVRVPTRRELASYGIKLPSQRMAEERARQAEQRDAQYSDEEIDAMQQDELARQFAQSQQNRYGEAYQHDVPQGEHEDAAAEAELARQFAASQQQRYSGEQPAGANPFSLDDFAFSPVKALVDDGPHEPLFTPGVMPEPTPVPQPQQYQQPQQPVAPQPQYQQPQQPVASQPQYQQPQQPVAPQQYQQPQQPVAPQPQYQQPQQPVAPQQESLIHPLLMRNGDSRPLQRPTTPLPSLDLLTPPPSEVEPVDTFALEQMARLVEARLADFRIKADVVNYSPGPVITRFELNLAPGVKAARISNLSRDLARSLSTVAVRVVEVIPGKPYVGLELPNKKRQTVYLREVLDNAKFRENPSPLTVVLGKDIAGDPVVADLAKMPHLLVAGTTGSGKSVGVNAMILSMLYKAQPEDVRFIMIDPKMLELSVYEGIPHLLTEVVTDMKDAANALRWSVNEMERRYKLMSALGVRNLAGYNEKIAEAARMGRPIPDPYWKPGDSMDAQHPVLEKLPYIVVLVDEFADLMMTVGKKVEELIARLAQKARAAGIHLVLATQRPSVDVITGLIKANIPTRIAFTVSSKIDSRTILDQGGAESLLGMGDMLYSGPNSTMPVRVHGAFVRDQEVHAVVQDWKARGRPQYIDGITSDSESEGGGGGFDGGEELDPLFDQAVNFVTEKRKASISGVQRQFRIGYNRAARIIEQMEAQGIVSEQGHNGNREVLAPPPFE from the coding sequence TTGAGCCAGGAATATACTGAAGACAAAGAAGTCACATTGACAAAGTTAAGCAGCGGGCGCCGTCTTCTGGAGGCGTTGCTTATCCTTATCGCTCTTTTCGCCGTCTGGCTGATGGCAGCCTTACTTAGCTTTAACCCCTCGGATCCCAGCTGGTCGCAGACGGCCTGGCATGAGCCTATCCATAATCTGGGCGGCGCGCCCGGCGCGTGGCTGGCTGATACCCTGTTCTTTATCTTCGGGGTGATGGCGTACACCATCCCGGTGATTATCATCGGCGGATGCTGGTTTGCCTGGCGACATCAGGCGAACGATGACTATATCGACTATTTTGCCGTTTCCCTGCGTCTGATTGGCGTGCTGGCGCTCATTCTTACCTCCTGCGGCCTGGCCGCGATCAACGCCGATGATATCTGGTATTTCGCCTCTGGCGGCGTGATTGGCAGTCTGCTCAGCACCACGTTGCAGCCGTTGCTGCACAGCAGCGGCGGCACCATAACCCTGTTATGTATCTGGGCGGCAGGTCTGACCCTGTTTACCGGCTGGTCGTGGGTGACCATCGCGGAAAAAATCGGCGGCTGGCTGCTGAATATCCTGACCTTCGCCAGCAACCGCACCCGTCGTGACGACACCTGGGTGGAAGACGACGAATACGAAGACGACGACTACGAAGACGATGCAGACGGTGTGAAACGCGAATCCCGTCGGGCGCGTATTCTTCGCGGCGCGCTGGCGCGGCGTAAACGTCTGGCCGAGAAATTTATTAACCCGCATGGCCGCCAGACCGATGCGGCATTGTTCTCCGGCAAACGCATGGATGATGAAGATGACATTCTTCTGAGCGCCCGAGGCGTCGCCGCCGATCCGAACGATGTGCTGTTCTCGGGCCATCGCGCGACGCCATCGGAATATGATGAATACGATCCGTTGCTCAACGGTCATTCGGTCACCGAACCGGTAGCGGCCGCCGCAGCAGCTACTGCCGCGACTCAGGAGTGGGCGGCGCCCGCTGACCCTGTGATGCAAACGCCGCAGGTGCCGGGCGCAGAACCCATCCCGACGCAGCCAACCGTGGAATGGCAGGCTGTTCCCGGGCCGCAGACGGGAGAACCGGTAATTGCCCCTGCGCCGGACGGTTATCCGCCGCAGAATCACTACGCTGCGCAAACGGCGGCGCATTACGCGCAGCCGCAGCCCGTTCAGCCTGAGCCGCAGCCGCCATATTATGCGCCGCCGGTTACGGAAGCAGACAATGTGCAGCCTGCTCTGGCACAGCCTCAATGGCAATCTTCGCCACCCGCCGTGGAGCCATCGTGGCATGAGGAACCTGCCCTGCCACAGGAACCGGTACAACAGCCGACTTATTCGCAGAACCCAACATATCAACAACAGTCTGCCTTACAGCATGAGCAGACCTTCCAGCCGCAGCCTGCGTTTCAGCAGCCGGATGTCGCGCAACCTGCGGCAGAATCTCAACCCGTCGTGGAAGAGAGTAAACCTGCGCGTCCGCCGCTGTACTATTTCGAAGAGGTCGAAGAAAAGCGCGCGCGTGAACGCGAACAATTAGCCGCGTGGTATCAGCCGATCCCTGAGCCGGTAAAAGAGCCGCAGCCGGTTAAACCTGCCGTCTCCGCGCCGTCAGTTCCGCCGGTAGAAGCCGCCACCGTTACCCCCGATGCGGCGGGCGTAAAAGACGCTGCCTTATCAGCAGGCGCTGCGGCAGCCGCAGCTGCGCCGGTATTTAGCCTGGCGAACGGCGGCGCGCCGCGTCCGCAGGTGAAAGAGGGGATTGGTCCGCAGCTGCCGCGACCGAATCGCGTACGCGTTCCTACACGCCGTGAACTCGCCTCGTATGGTATTAAACTTCCTTCCCAGCGTATGGCTGAGGAGAGGGCGCGCCAGGCAGAGCAGCGCGATGCGCAATACAGCGATGAAGAGATCGATGCTATGCAGCAGGACGAACTGGCCCGTCAGTTCGCCCAGTCGCAGCAAAATCGTTATGGTGAGGCGTATCAGCATGACGTCCCGCAGGGCGAGCATGAAGATGCCGCTGCGGAAGCGGAACTGGCGCGCCAGTTTGCCGCGTCGCAGCAGCAGCGCTACTCCGGTGAACAGCCGGCAGGGGCGAATCCGTTCTCGCTGGATGATTTTGCCTTTTCTCCAGTGAAGGCGTTAGTTGATGATGGTCCCCATGAGCCGCTGTTTACGCCGGGCGTGATGCCGGAACCGACTCCGGTTCCGCAGCCGCAGCAGTATCAACAGCCGCAGCAGCCGGTCGCACCTCAGCCGCAGTATCAACAGCCGCAGCAGCCGGTTGCATCGCAGCCGCAGTATCAACAGCCGCAGCAGCCGGTCGCACCGCAGCAGTATCAACAGCCGCAACAGCCGGTCGCACCTCAGCCGCAGTATCAGCAACCGCAACAGCCGGTCGCGCCGCAGCAGGAAAGCCTGATTCATCCGCTGCTGATGCGTAACGGCGACAGCCGACCGCTGCAAAGGCCCACTACGCCGCTGCCGTCGCTGGATCTGCTGACGCCGCCGCCGAGCGAAGTCGAACCTGTCGATACCTTCGCGCTGGAGCAAATGGCGCGTCTGGTTGAGGCCCGCCTGGCTGATTTCCGCATCAAAGCTGACGTAGTGAACTACTCTCCGGGTCCGGTTATCACCCGCTTTGAGCTGAATCTGGCGCCGGGCGTCAAAGCGGCGCGTATTTCTAACCTCTCGCGTGACCTGGCGCGTTCGCTCTCTACCGTGGCGGTACGCGTGGTAGAAGTGATTCCGGGTAAACCTTACGTGGGCCTCGAACTGCCGAACAAAAAGCGTCAGACCGTCTACCTGCGTGAAGTGCTGGATAATGCGAAATTCCGCGAAAACCCCTCGCCGCTTACCGTGGTGCTCGGCAAAGATATCGCGGGCGATCCGGTAGTGGCGGACCTGGCGAAAATGCCGCACCTGCTGGTCGCGGGGACCACAGGTTCCGGTAAGTCGGTCGGCGTCAACGCCATGATCCTCAGTATGCTGTACAAAGCGCAGCCGGAAGACGTTCGCTTTATCATGATCGACCCGAAAATGCTTGAGCTGTCGGTCTATGAAGGCATACCGCATCTGCTGACCGAAGTGGTTACTGATATGAAGGACGCGGCCAATGCGCTGCGCTGGAGCGTGAACGAGATGGAGCGTCGCTACAAGCTGATGTCCGCGCTTGGCGTACGTAATCTGGCTGGCTACAACGAAAAAATCGCCGAAGCGGCGCGCATGGGCCGTCCGATTCCGGACCCGTACTGGAAACCGGGCGACAGTATGGATGCGCAACATCCGGTGCTGGAAAAACTGCCGTATATCGTGGTGCTGGTGGATGAGTTCGCCGACCTGATGATGACCGTCGGCAAGAAAGTTGAAGAGCTGATTGCCCGTCTGGCGCAGAAAGCGCGCGCGGCCGGTATTCATCTTGTGCTGGCGACGCAGCGTCCGTCGGTAGATGTGATTACCGGGCTTATTAAAGCCAACATCCCGACCCGTATCGCTTTTACCGTCTCCAGTAAAATTGACTCGCGCACCATCCTTGACCAGGGCGGCGCGGAATCCCTGCTGGGGATGGGGGATATGCTCTATTCCGGCCCGAACTCCACCATGCCGGTGCGCGTTCACGGCGCGTTTGTTCGCGATCAGGAAGTTCATGCCGTGGTGCAGGACTGGAAGGCGCGCGGTCGTCCGCAATATATTGACGGCATCACCTCCGACAGCGAAAGCGAAGGCGGCGGCGGTGGTTTTGACGGCGGCGAGGAGCTGGATCCGTTATTTGACCAGGCGGTTAATTTTGTCACGGAGAAACGCAAGGCCTCTATCTCCGGCGTTCAGCGTCAGTTCCGTATCGGCTACAACCGCGCGGCGCGTATTATCGAGCAGATGGAAGCTCAGGGCATCGTCAGCGAGCAGGGGCATAACGGTAACCGTGAGGTGCTGGCGCCGCCGCCGTTTGAATAA
- the lrp gene encoding leucine-responsive transcriptional regulator Lrp — MVDSKKRPGKDLDRIDRNILNELQKDGRISNVELSKRVGLSPTPCLERVRRLERQGFIQGYTALLNPHYLDASLLVFVEITLNRGAPDVFEQFNAAVQKLEEIQECHLVSGDFDYLLKTRVPDMSAYRKLLGETLLRLPGVNDTRTYVVMEEVKQSNRLVIKTR; from the coding sequence ATGGTAGATAGCAAGAAGCGCCCTGGCAAAGATCTCGACCGCATCGATCGCAACATTCTTAATGAGCTGCAAAAGGATGGGCGTATTTCCAACGTCGAGCTTTCTAAACGAGTAGGACTTTCCCCGACGCCATGCCTTGAGCGTGTGCGTCGTCTGGAAAGACAAGGGTTCATTCAGGGCTATACAGCACTGCTAAACCCGCATTATCTGGATGCGTCACTTCTGGTATTTGTTGAGATTACTCTGAATCGTGGCGCACCGGATGTGTTTGAACAATTTAACGCCGCCGTGCAAAAACTTGAAGAAATTCAGGAGTGTCATCTGGTTTCCGGTGATTTTGACTACCTGTTGAAAACGCGCGTACCGGATATGTCAGCGTACCGTAAGCTGCTGGGAGAAACCCTGCTGCGCCTGCCTGGCGTAAACGACACACGGACCTACGTCGTTATGGAAGAAGTCAAACAGAGCAATCGTCTGGTGATTAAGACGCGCTAA
- the trxB gene encoding thioredoxin-disulfide reductase, with translation MGTTKHSKLLILGSGPAGYTAAVYAARANLQPVLITGMEKGGQLTTTTEVENWPGDPNDLTGPLLMERMHEHATKFETEIIFDHINKVDLQNRPFRLTGDSAEYTCDALIIATGASARYLGLPSEEAFKGRGVSACATCDGFFYRNQKVAVIGGGNTAVEEALYLANIASEVHLIHRRDTFRAEKILIKRLMDKVENGNIVLHTHRTLEEVTGDQMGVTGLRLRDTQNADNIEALDVAGLFVAIGHSPTTAIFEGQLELENGYIKVQSGIHGNATQTSVPGVFAAGDVMDHIYRQAITSAGTGCMAALDAERYLDGLADACK, from the coding sequence ATGGGCACGACCAAACACAGTAAACTGCTTATCCTGGGTTCCGGCCCGGCGGGATACACCGCAGCGGTCTATGCCGCACGCGCAAACCTGCAGCCGGTGCTCATCACCGGTATGGAGAAAGGCGGCCAACTGACCACCACGACGGAAGTGGAGAACTGGCCTGGCGATCCGAACGACCTGACCGGCCCGCTGCTGATGGAACGTATGCATGAACATGCAACCAAATTCGAAACGGAAATTATTTTCGATCACATTAATAAAGTGGATCTGCAAAACCGTCCGTTCCGTCTGACCGGCGACAGCGCGGAATATACCTGCGATGCGCTGATTATCGCGACCGGCGCCTCCGCACGCTACCTGGGGCTGCCTTCTGAAGAGGCGTTCAAAGGCCGCGGCGTTTCCGCCTGCGCAACCTGCGACGGCTTTTTCTATCGCAACCAGAAGGTGGCGGTCATCGGCGGCGGCAACACCGCGGTAGAAGAAGCGCTGTATCTGGCGAACATCGCCTCTGAAGTCCACCTGATCCACCGCCGCGATACCTTCCGCGCCGAAAAAATCCTGATTAAGCGTCTGATGGATAAAGTAGAGAATGGCAATATCGTGCTGCACACCCACCGCACGCTGGAAGAGGTGACCGGCGATCAGATGGGGGTAACGGGTCTGCGTCTGCGCGATACGCAGAATGCCGACAATATCGAAGCGCTGGACGTGGCGGGTCTGTTTGTCGCTATCGGTCACAGCCCGACCACGGCAATCTTCGAAGGCCAGCTGGAGCTGGAAAACGGCTACATTAAAGTGCAGTCCGGTATTCACGGCAACGCGACGCAGACCAGCGTTCCTGGCGTCTTCGCCGCTGGCGACGTTATGGACCACATTTACCGCCAGGCCATTACCTCTGCTGGCACGGGATGTATGGCTGCACTCGACGCGGAACGCTACCTCGACGGTTTAGCCGACGCGTGCAAATAA
- the cydD gene encoding heme ABC transporter permease/ATP-binding protein CydD: MNKTRQKELTRWLKQQSVISQRWLMISRLLGFVSGVLIVAQAWLMARILQHMIVDNIPREALLTPFVILVLVFVLRAWVVWLRERVGFHAGQHIRFEIRRQVLDRLQQAGPAWIQGKPAGSWATLVLEQIDDMHDYYARYLPQMALAVCVPLLIVAAIFPANWAAALILLGTAPLIPLFMAMVGMGAADANRRNFQALARLSGHFLDRLRGMETLRIFGRGAAETENIRAASQDFRQRTMEVLRLAFLSSGVLEFFTSLSIALVAVYFGFSYLGELNFGHYGTGVTLTAGFLALILAPEFFQPLRDLGTFYHAKAQAVGAADSLKTFMETPLAHPVRGEAELTTKDPLAITAEELIITSPEGKPLAGPLNFTLSAGQRAVLVGRSGSGKTSLLNVLSGFLSYQGSLRINGVELRDLSPEAWRRQLSWVGQNPQLPAATIRKNVLLARPEASEQELRAALDSAWVSEFLPLLPQGVDTPLGDQAARLSVGQAQRVAVARALLNPCKLLLLDEPAASLDAHSEQRVMQALKAASTRQTTLMVTHQLEDLADWDTILVMQDGQIIEQGSWAELSAAQGAFATLLAHRQEEI, from the coding sequence ATGAATAAAACCCGTCAAAAAGAGCTAACCCGCTGGTTAAAACAGCAAAGTGTCATTTCCCAACGCTGGTTGATGATCTCCCGTCTGCTGGGATTTGTCAGCGGCGTGCTGATCGTCGCCCAGGCCTGGCTTATGGCGCGCATTCTGCAACATATGATCGTCGATAACATCCCGCGCGAGGCGCTACTGACGCCTTTTGTCATACTGGTGCTGGTTTTTGTCCTGCGCGCGTGGGTGGTCTGGCTGCGGGAACGCGTCGGCTTCCATGCGGGTCAGCATATCCGCTTTGAGATCCGCCGTCAGGTGCTCGACCGTCTGCAGCAGGCAGGCCCGGCGTGGATCCAGGGCAAACCGGCGGGAAGCTGGGCCACGCTGGTGCTGGAACAAATTGACGACATGCATGATTACTACGCGCGCTATCTGCCGCAGATGGCGCTGGCGGTCTGCGTACCGTTACTGATCGTGGCCGCGATTTTCCCCGCTAACTGGGCGGCGGCGCTCATTCTGCTCGGCACCGCGCCGCTAATCCCACTGTTTATGGCAATGGTCGGCATGGGCGCCGCCGATGCCAACCGGCGTAACTTTCAGGCGCTGGCGCGTCTGAGCGGGCACTTTCTCGATCGCTTACGCGGTATGGAAACTCTGCGCATCTTTGGCCGCGGCGCAGCGGAAACGGAGAATATTCGCGCGGCATCGCAGGATTTTCGCCAGAGGACAATGGAAGTGCTGCGTCTTGCCTTTTTATCGTCGGGCGTGCTGGAGTTTTTCACCTCGCTTTCTATTGCGCTGGTCGCCGTTTACTTCGGTTTTTCTTATCTCGGCGAACTCAATTTCGGTCATTACGGTACGGGCGTAACGCTGACCGCCGGTTTTCTCGCCCTGATTCTGGCACCGGAGTTTTTCCAGCCACTGCGCGATCTCGGCACCTTTTATCATGCCAAAGCGCAGGCGGTCGGCGCGGCTGACAGTCTGAAAACGTTTATGGAAACGCCGCTCGCCCATCCGGTGCGCGGTGAGGCGGAACTGACCACAAAAGATCCGCTCGCCATCACGGCGGAAGAGCTGATCATTACTTCGCCGGAAGGTAAACCGCTGGCGGGTCCGCTTAACTTTACCCTTTCCGCCGGTCAGCGCGCGGTGCTGGTAGGCCGCAGCGGTTCAGGCAAAACGTCGTTGCTGAACGTCCTTTCCGGTTTCCTTTCCTATCAGGGATCGCTACGTATTAACGGCGTGGAGCTGCGCGATTTATCGCCGGAGGCATGGCGTCGCCAGCTCTCCTGGGTAGGTCAAAACCCACAGTTGCCGGCAGCGACGATCCGCAAAAACGTTCTGCTGGCGCGTCCCGAAGCGAGCGAGCAGGAACTGCGCGCCGCGCTCGACAGCGCCTGGGTCAGCGAATTTCTGCCGCTGTTGCCGCAGGGCGTCGATACGCCGTTGGGCGATCAGGCCGCGCGCCTTTCCGTCGGTCAGGCGCAGCGCGTAGCAGTCGCCCGCGCCCTGCTGAATCCCTGCAAACTGCTGCTGCTTGACGAACCGGCCGCCAGCCTCGACGCCCATAGCGAACAGCGGGTCATGCAGGCGCTGAAAGCGGCATCGACCCGCCAGACGACGCTGATGGTGACTCACCAGCTGGAAGACCTTGCCGACTGGGACACCATTCTGGTGATGCAGGACGGACAAATCATTGAACAGGGTTCCTGGGCCGAACTCAGCGCGGCGCAGGGGGCATTT